A section of the Microbulbifer pacificus genome encodes:
- a CDS encoding DUF3301 domain-containing protein — MYYSLGDLFWLFLLILAAWYFWAGMAAKDRVRRIVKAHCAETGVQLLDDTVMLVRTRLKRDKSGQVRLLRQYEFEFTSTGERRYSGIAVLHGQRVNQIQLSPFHMA; from the coding sequence ATGTATTACTCACTTGGCGACTTGTTCTGGCTGTTCCTGCTGATCCTGGCAGCCTGGTATTTCTGGGCCGGCATGGCTGCCAAGGACCGGGTGCGCCGCATCGTTAAGGCGCACTGTGCCGAGACCGGGGTCCAGCTGCTGGACGATACCGTAATGCTGGTGCGCACCCGTCTGAAGCGGGACAAAAGCGGCCAGGTGCGGCTGCTGCGCCAGTACGAATTTGAGTTCACCTCCACCGGCGAGCGCCGCTACAGCGGCATTGCGGTGTTGCACGGGCAGCGGGTCAACCAGATCCAGCTGTCGCCCTTTCATATGGCCTGA
- a CDS encoding saccharopine dehydrogenase family protein, whose amino-acid sequence MNNKQILIYGAYGYTGELIARKAVARGLKPILSGRSAAKLQPLANELGLAAIAISLDDEDVLARTLRDVAVVIHCAGPFSATAEPMMRACIKSGTHYQDITGEMAVYQQAHALDAEAKAAGVVLCPGTGFDVIPTDCLAMALHKAMTSATHLTLGFDSDSGLSPGTAKTSIESLGVGGAVRRNGKIEVIPHGELTRKINFGRGEKFAVAIPWGDVATAYYSTEIPNIEVYIPMSPRRAKKMQGLNKFRWLLRMQWMQKWLKGKVDKSVRGPTENQRAEQKTWVWGEVRNDRRGERRVGRVVTANGYDVTVYGSLAVMEYLLDYKGEGGYFTPSKLCGHQLVEKLPGSGAIKIGID is encoded by the coding sequence GTGAACAACAAGCAGATCCTGATTTACGGCGCCTACGGCTATACCGGGGAATTGATTGCCCGCAAGGCGGTGGCCCGGGGCCTGAAACCCATTCTGTCCGGTCGCAGTGCGGCAAAGCTGCAGCCGCTGGCCAATGAGCTGGGGCTCGCCGCTATCGCCATCAGTCTCGACGACGAAGACGTGCTGGCGCGAACCCTGCGGGATGTGGCGGTGGTCATCCACTGTGCCGGCCCCTTCTCCGCCACCGCAGAACCGATGATGCGCGCCTGCATCAAAAGCGGTACCCATTACCAGGACATCACCGGAGAGATGGCGGTGTACCAGCAGGCGCATGCGCTGGATGCAGAGGCGAAAGCCGCAGGGGTGGTGCTCTGCCCCGGTACCGGTTTTGATGTGATCCCCACCGACTGCCTGGCGATGGCACTGCACAAGGCCATGACCAGCGCCACCCACCTGACCCTGGGGTTCGACTCCGACTCGGGACTCAGTCCGGGCACCGCCAAGACGTCCATCGAGAGCCTGGGCGTGGGCGGCGCGGTGCGCCGCAACGGCAAGATCGAGGTGATTCCCCACGGCGAACTGACGCGCAAGATCAACTTCGGCCGCGGTGAAAAGTTTGCCGTGGCCATCCCTTGGGGCGACGTGGCCACCGCCTACTACTCCACCGAGATCCCGAATATCGAGGTCTACATACCCATGAGTCCGCGGCGGGCGAAAAAAATGCAGGGGCTGAACAAGTTTCGCTGGCTGCTGCGCATGCAGTGGATGCAGAAGTGGCTGAAAGGCAAGGTGGACAAGAGTGTGCGCGGGCCGACCGAGAACCAGCGCGCCGAGCAGAAAACCTGGGTGTGGGGCGAGGTGCGCAACGACCGCCGCGGCGAGCGCCGGGTGGGCCGCGTGGTCACGGCCAACGGTTACGATGTGACCGTGTACGGCTCACTGGCGGTCATGGAGTACCTGCTCGATTACAAGGGCGAGGGCGGCTATTTCACCCCATCAAAACTCTGCGGTCACCAGCTGGTGGAAAAACTGCCGGGCTCCGGTGCCATCAAGATCGGAATTGATTAA
- a CDS encoding DUF1653 domain-containing protein encodes MQKGIYRHYKGNLYHLLEIATHSETGEQLAIYRALYDDFGVWARPLAMFAETVEKDGVIVPRFALEKPLN; translated from the coding sequence ATGCAGAAAGGCATATACCGTCACTACAAAGGCAACCTTTACCATTTGCTGGAAATCGCCACCCACTCTGAAACCGGGGAACAATTGGCGATCTATCGCGCTCTGTATGATGATTTCGGCGTATGGGCGCGCCCGCTGGCGATGTTCGCAGAAACCGTCGAAAAAGACGGGGTGATCGTGCCCCGTTTCGCGCTGGAAAAGCCGCTTAACTGA
- a CDS encoding TSUP family transporter: MELTLTLLLVLFAVAMLAGWVDTLAGGGGLLTLPALLLTGVPPVTALATNKSQAVIGTLTATATLFAKGHLRERKLILPVATAALGAALGTWLIQRVDTSWLSWVIPVLLLGVALYVWLTPHMGKSDSHPRLSEKQWACTCAPTVGFYDGAFGPGTGTFFAAAGVAFRGQTLLTATIRAKLFNLTTNVVSVALFAAAGKVIWTIAATMMAGQVIGAFIGSHTMLAGGTRLIRPLVITMCVLMSVSQIAQHLNLLNLS; encoded by the coding sequence ATGGAACTTACCCTCACCCTGCTTCTGGTGTTGTTTGCCGTCGCCATGCTGGCGGGCTGGGTGGATACGCTCGCCGGCGGCGGCGGATTGTTGACCCTGCCGGCACTGCTGCTGACGGGTGTGCCGCCGGTAACGGCGCTGGCGACCAACAAAAGCCAGGCGGTCATCGGTACCCTGACCGCAACCGCCACCCTGTTTGCCAAGGGGCACCTGCGCGAGCGCAAGCTGATCCTGCCGGTTGCCACCGCAGCACTCGGTGCGGCGCTGGGTACCTGGTTGATCCAGCGCGTCGACACCAGCTGGCTCAGCTGGGTAATCCCGGTTCTGCTGCTCGGTGTGGCCCTGTATGTCTGGCTGACGCCGCACATGGGCAAAAGTGACAGTCACCCCAGATTGAGTGAAAAGCAGTGGGCGTGTACCTGTGCCCCGACGGTCGGGTTTTATGACGGCGCCTTCGGGCCGGGTACCGGTACCTTTTTCGCCGCCGCGGGAGTGGCCTTTCGCGGCCAGACACTGCTGACCGCCACCATTCGCGCAAAGCTGTTCAACCTGACCACCAATGTGGTTTCCGTTGCGCTGTTTGCCGCCGCGGGCAAGGTAATCTGGACCATCGCCGCCACCATGATGGCGGGACAGGTCATCGGGGCCTTTATCGGCAGCCACACCATGCTCGCGGGCGGCACCCGGCTGATACGCCCGCTGGTGATCACCATGTGTGTGCTGATGTCCGTGAGCCAGATCGCCCAGCACCTGAATCTGTTGAATCTGTCCTAA
- a CDS encoding phosphatase PAP2 family protein has protein sequence MRSLPITLKTVDVSLVLRMAQRATRPASRRNYLLLSRSADGWLYLLSPLLVAIIDMVAALEFLYTCGAAFAVERSLYWTIKNTTKRNRPPDAIPGLRSIVVANDRFSLPSGHTSGAFLFVTMLSQCLNPLWALGYFWAAGVGTSRVGLGVHFPTDVCAGALLGTSVGFALSGALL, from the coding sequence ATGCGAAGCCTACCTATCACACTTAAAACGGTCGATGTCTCCCTGGTTCTGCGCATGGCGCAGCGGGCGACGCGACCGGCATCGCGCAGGAACTACCTGCTTCTCTCTCGCTCTGCTGACGGCTGGCTGTACCTGCTGTCACCACTGCTGGTGGCGATCATCGACATGGTGGCGGCACTCGAGTTTCTCTACACCTGCGGCGCGGCCTTCGCCGTTGAGCGTTCGCTCTACTGGACCATCAAAAACACCACCAAGCGCAACCGCCCGCCGGATGCCATCCCGGGGCTGCGCTCCATCGTCGTCGCCAACGACCGCTTCAGCCTGCCCTCCGGCCACACCTCCGGCGCCTTCCTGTTCGTGACTATGCTGAGCCAATGCCTGAACCCGCTGTGGGCGCTGGGTTACTTCTGGGCCGCGGGCGTCGGCACGTCGCGGGTGGGACTCGGTGTGCACTTCCCCACCGACGTGTGTGCCGGTGCGCTGCTCGGCACCAGCGTGGGCTTTGCCCTCAGCGGCGCACTGCTGTAA